The following are encoded in a window of Panicum virgatum strain AP13 chromosome 5N, P.virgatum_v5, whole genome shotgun sequence genomic DNA:
- the LOC120676101 gene encoding transcription factor NIGTH1-like, producing the protein MASSPSDLTLDYKPNGNGGGGGGTYAVIPKQQEPLVDGHHLTTTEQTTQKLREFLARLEEERLKIDAFKRELPLCMHLLNYAMEAYRQQLEAYQMGSLQGAPARPLVLEEFIPLKNIGMDAAADKMRNAPSEKASWMESAQLWNGPGAAAAPADTAAKGPQTPKESSEHPLPIDTLGALDAGAGLRNGGAFLPFGKDKAAAEGAALLEIALAPAEKDAGEADRKPYLDAAGANGGLGARRDLQNGAKPASNGPDGQAPPHPPQPHRKARRCWSPELHRRFVNALQILGGAQVATPKQIRELMKVDGLTNDEVKSHLQKYRLHTRRPMPPPPAPATAAPQLVVLGGIWVPPEYATQAAGQAIYGAHPATQPHYTAAVAAAAAQEYYPPHAAVHHLQHHPGAMTMHRAAAPPPTPQAAYKAAMASSPPESSEGRGSAGGGSAGGRERSESIDEEDEGEDREDDDDDDDVPAAKPAGEESAGAAAIKY; encoded by the exons ATGGCGTCTTCGCCCTCCGACCTAACCCTAGACTACAAGCCCAACGgcaacggcggtggcggcggcggcacgtacGCGGTGATCCCGAAGCAGCAGGAGCCGCTCGTCGACGGCCACCATCTGACGACGACGGAGCAGACGACGCAGAAGCTCCGGGAGTTCCTCGCCCgcctggaggaggagcggctcAAGATCGACGCCTTCAAGCGCGAGCTCCCCTTGTGCATGCATCTTCTCAACTACG CCATGGAGGCGTACAGGCAGCAGCTGGAGGCGTACCAGATGGGGAGCCTGcagggcgcgccggcgaggccgctGGTGCTGGAGGAGTTCATACCGCTCAAGAACATCGGgatggacgccgccgccgacaagaTGAGGAACGCGCCGTCGGAGAAGGCGAGCTGGATGGAGTCGGCGCAGCTCTGGAACGggccaggcgcggcggcggcgccagcggacACCGCGGCGAAGGGCCCGCAGACGCCCAAGGAGAGCTCGGAGCACCCGCTGCCGATCGACACGCTCGGCGCGCTCGACGCCGGCGCGGGGCTGCGCAACGGCGGCGCGTTCCTCCCGTTCGGCAAGGACAAGGCCGCCGCGGAAGGCGCGGCGCTGCTGGAGATCGCCCTCGCCCCCGCGGAGAAAGACGCGGGCGAGGCCGACAGGAAGCCGTACCTTGACGCCGCCGGAGCCAACGGTGGCCTCGGCGCGCGGAGAGACCTCCAGAACGGGGCGAAGCCGGCGTCGAACGGGCCGGACGGgcaggcgccgccgcacccgccgcAGCCCCACCGGAAGGCCCGGCGGTGCTGGTCGCCGGAGCTGCACCGCCGCTTCGTCAATGCCCTCCAGATCCTCGGCGGCGCCCAAG TGGCGACCCCGAAGCAGATCCGCGAGCTGATGAAGGTGGATGGATTGACCAATGATGAGGTGAAAAGCCATCTCCAG AAGTACAGGCTGCACACGCGGcggccgatgccgccgccgccggcgccggcgaccgcgGCGCCGCAGCTGGTGGTGCTCGGGGGCATTTGGGTCCCGCCGGAGTACGCGACGCAGGCGGCGGGCCAGGCCATCTACGGCGCGCACCCGGCGACGCAGCCGCACTACAcggcggctgtggcggcggcggcggcgcaggagtaCTACCCGCCGCACGCGGCggtgcaccacctgcagcaccacccgGGCGCCATGACGATGCaccgcgcggccgcgccaccgccgacgccgcAGGCCGCGTAcaaggcggccatggcgagctcgccgccggagtCGTCCGAGGGCCGCGGCAGCGCGGGGGGAGGCAGCGCCGGCGGGAGGGAGAGGTCCGAGAGCATCGATGAGGAGGACGAGGGCGAGGACCGGgaggacgacgatgacgacgacgacgtgccgGCCGCCAAGCCCGCCGGCGAGGaatccgccggcgccgcggcgatcAAGTACTGA
- the LOC120676041 gene encoding uncharacterized protein LOC120676041 has product MHEAARQWRLLMPGASHHQGNRNLKAYAARYSASHGGVPCTQVQAYCLAHKGKATSDVTFNPQDPPEVYSNTSVHSRLSGYTSMAQEVHGPKFDAINEPIDGEVVMRAGGGKKHGRYWFGDSLVDTATTPTLSQIRARSTSSSPAIRPRPDTTQTQIEAVKAQMEAAFQARQEAAEERWRAGRDDIQQKLDQALTFMQSLGSAMGVSPPQFPPAPLVRRAETPPTNQSAASNYGLVNPDFSPPVQQTQQPQQFVWPPPQWVAWI; this is encoded by the exons ATGCATGAGGCTGCCCGGCAGTGGCGTTTGCTGATGCCAGGTGCATCGCACCATCAGGGCAACCGTAACCTCAAGGCGTATGCGGCTAGATAT TCGGCGTCACATGGTGGTGTGCCTTGCACCCAAGTCCAGGCATACTGTTTGGCCCACAAAGGAAAGGCGACGTCCGATGTCACCTTCAACCCGCAGGATCCGCCCGAAGTGTACAGCAACACAAGCGTCCACAGCCGCCTCAGTGGGTACACCTCAATGGCACAAGAAGTTCATGGGCCGAAGTTTGATGCGATCAATGAGCCCATTGATGGAGAAGTCGTCATGAGggcgggaggaggcaagaagcatggaCGGTACTGGTTTGGCGACAGCTTAGTCGACACGGCGACTACTCCCACTCTTTCACAGATTCGAGCCAGGAGTACCAGCTCAAGCCCtgccatacgcccacggccagACACTACACAGACTCAGATTGAGGCTGTCAAG GCCCAGATGGAAGCAGCCTTCCAAGCACGGCAggaggcggcagaggagaggtGGAGGGCCGGGCGGGACGACATCCAGCAAAAATTGGATCAAGCTCTAACATTTATGCAAAGCCTGGGCTCGGCGATGGGTGTTTCGCCTCCACAATTCCCTCCGGCCCCACTTGTTCGTCGTGCAGAAACTCCTCCTACC AATCAGTCGGCGGCATCCAATTATGGGCTAGTGAATCCTGACTTCTCGCCTCCGGTGCAGCAGactcagcagcctcagcagtttgtgtggccaccgcctcaatgggtggcttggatttag